In a single window of the Botrytis cinerea B05.10 chromosome 12, complete sequence genome:
- the Bcafg1 gene encoding Bcafg1, whose translation MKLRTTSARSFRFLSANSRSTYKGSRNWICVNRCELNRENGRRYISAIALAPRKPTSNLDAASSAPRRLLAFPASFVAGQRRSLATVQNENPDDRGPMKEYNARVASGQLRDDEHQRGIIQNLQHLHDELRYYNAPAIVHPTLESLQPPPTSMFGRIFGNKPKESALKEIPENLPRGLYLYGDVGSGKTMLMDMFYETLPSSVASKTRIHFHNFMQDVHRRLHMMKMQYGNDIDAVPFVAADIAEKGNVLCFDEFQCTDVADAMILRRLLESLMSHGVVLVTTSNRHPDDLYRNGIQRESFIPCINLLKSRLHVINLDSPTDYRKIPRPPSGVYHCPLDAHAPTHAEKWFRFLGDPEQSTPHSETQHVWGREIHVPKVSGKAAMFTFDELIGKPTSAADYIELMRSYDAFIVTDVPGMTHQQRDLARRFITFIDAVYESRAKLVLTTAVPLTQLFLSKEEIQDSMKKEVEDKKGQKEELNDGEELNDAMRMMMDDLGMNMNMLKNTSIFSGDEERFAFARALSRLSEMGSQQWVERGMGLEKDGGEKEKEGWQKVRSKRLEDSM comes from the exons ATGAAACTACGAACTACATCGGCGCGATCCTTTCGATTCTTATCCGCAAATTCTAGAAGTACATACAAAGGTTCAAGGAATTGGATATGTGTTAATCGCTGTGAACTCAAtagagaaaatggaaggaGATACATCTCTGCGATCGCATTGGCGCCGAGGAAACCGACCTCGAATTTAGACGCCGCTTCATCAGCACCAAGACGTCTACTGGCTTTTCCCGCATCTTTTGTTGCAGGGCAGCGAAGGTCTTTGGCCACTGTTCAAAATG AAAATCCGGATGATCGAGGACCTATGAAGGAATACAATGCGCGCGTTGCGTCGGGACAATTGAGGGACGATGAACACCAGAGAG GCATTATACAgaatcttcaacatctccacGACGAATTGCGATATTATAATGCGCCTGCGATTGTTCACCCAACCCTTGAATCTCTTCAGCCTCCGCCAACTTCCATGTTTGGACGTATATTTGGAAACAAACCCAAAGAATCGGCCTTGAAGGAGATACCAGAAAACCTTCCTCGAGGACTCTATTTATACGGAGATGTAGGAAGTGGAAAGACCATGTTGATGGACATGTTTTATGAGACACTGCCAAGCAGTGTAGCATCGAAAACGAGGATCCATTTCCATAATTTTATGCAGGATGTTCATAGGAGGTTACATATGATGAAAATGCAATACggaaatgatattgatgctgTACCTTTCGTGGCAGCGGATATTGCGGAGAAGGGAAATGTCTTGTGTTTTGATGAATTTCAATGCACAGATGTGGCTGATGCTATGATCTTGAGAAG ACTTTTGGAATCTTTAATGTCCCACGGAGTCGTTCTTGTCACAACCTCCAATCGTCACCCGGATGACCTTTACCGTAACGGCATTCAAAGAGAATCATTTATTCCTTGTATTAATCTCCTCAAATCCCGTCTTCACGTCATAAACCTCGACAGTCCTACAGATTACCGAAAGATTCCTCGTCCTCCTTCCGGCGTCTATCATTGTCCTCTAGACGCTCACGCGCCTACTCATGCGGAAAAATGGTTCCGTTTTCTTGGTGACCCTGAACAATCTACCCCTCATTCAGAAACTCAACATGTCTGGGGTCGCGAAATTCACGTTCCGAAAGTTAGTGGTAAAGCTGCTATGTTCACATTCGATGAATTGATTGGAAAACCCACTAGCGCAGCTGATTACATTGAACTTATGAGAAGCTACGACGCATTTATTGTTACGGATGTTCCCGGAATGACACATCAACAACGTGATCTCGCTCGTCGTTTCATCACGTTCATCGATGCCGTATATGAATCTCGTGCCAAGCTTGTCTTGACGACTGCCGTACCATTAACGCAATTGTTTTTgtcgaaagaagaaattcaagatagcatgaagaaagaagtggaGGATAAGAAAGGACAGAAAGAAGAACTcaatgatggagaagaactTAATGATgcaatgagaatgatgatggatgatttgggtatgaatatgaatatgttGAAGAATACTAGCATATTTagtggagatgaagagagattCGCATTTGCGAGAGCGCTGAGTCGGTTGAGTGAGATGGGAAGTCAGCAATGGGTAGAGAGGGGTATGGGATTAGAGAAAGATgggggagagaaggagaaggagggtTGGCAGAAGGTTAGAAGTAAGAGGTTGGAGGATAGTATGTAG